From a single Brassica oleracea var. oleracea cultivar TO1000 chromosome C5, BOL, whole genome shotgun sequence genomic region:
- the LOC106343145 gene encoding SET and MYND domain-containing protein 4: METLKSRIPEHLVQTVKSSSSVDDLLSSSSSLLSFLVGLPQFHQAVSELADPDLGCCGKSQESSLDLKRRGNLCFRSRSFDDALRFYSKALRVARDNTLLASLFLNRANALHNLGLLEESLRDCHRALRIDPCYAKAWFRRGKLNTLLGNYKDAFRDITVSMSLDSSSAGKKQLQNELLAIPDFQNKQTSENTLCFAAADLPNVQSEVKLRCVSTKEKGRGMVSESDIEQASVIHVEEPFCVVISKSCRETHCHFCLNELPPDSVPCPSCSVPVYCSESCQIQSGGMLSTNEMDKNSIFHNLPDDIVDHIKGVTSAVRYYSETECLQEHQHECRGANWPAVLPSDAVLAGRVIMKLINQGETAMDLSNLHDKLDLSHSYSKMSPESKLELHLLSIVLIWCLNKSCCPDLSVCEASVSQTIILLSQIKVNSMAIVRMKSSGDSFKCIPAGNVSAKEPIQSLEQIRVGQALYKIGSLFNHSCKPNIHLYFLSRGLVMRTTEFVPVGCPLELSYGPEVGKWDCKDRIRFLEEEYFFNCRCRGCSQMNISDLVINGYCCVNTSCTGVVLDSSVAACESEKLNHFLAAAKSLDHHCLVSEKVYAGVSEVASSLLIKPSGSLHIKADKCLKCGSRCEVENSHVEVNKAWNHLRRVEELMNSGRANISVLSDCLRSIAVLRTFLHMYNKDIADAEDKVAQACYLAAEMKGAREHCEASIKILKRLYGDEHVVIGNELVKLASIQLASGDSSGAWETTKRLSQIFSKYYGSHAETLFSYLSCLKLEAAKAVNL; this comes from the exons ATGGAGACGTTGAAATCGCGAATACCTGAGCATCTTGTACAAACAGTGAAGAGCAGCAGCAGCGTCGACGATCTACTCTCCTCTTCTTCGTCTCTGCTCAGTTTCCTTGTGGGTCTTCCCCAATTTCATCAA GCGGTGAGTGAGTTAGCGGATCCTGATCTGGGTTGCTGTGGGAAGAGCCAAGAGTCTTCTCTCGACTTGAAACGTCGCGGAAATCTCTGCTTCCGCAGCCGGAGTTTCGACGATGCTTTACGCTTCTACTCTAAAGCCTTACGTGTTGCTCGAGACAACACCTTACTCGCTTCTCTCTTTCTCAATAGAGCTAATGCCCTTCAT AATCTGGGGCTTCTTGAAGAGAGCTTGCGGGACTGCCATCGTGCTCTTCGTATTGATCCTTGTTACGCCAAG GCTTGGTTTAGGAGAGGCAAACTCAATACTCTTCTTGGAAACTATAAAGATGCGTTCCGGGACATCACAGTTTCTATGTCTCTCGACTCATCATCTGCGGGGAAGAAGCAGCTGCAGAACGAACTTCTGGCTATTCCAGACTTTCAGAATAAGCAAACATCGGAGAACACACTCTGTTTTGCTGCTGCGG ATCTACCCAACGTGCAAAGTGAAGTCAAGCTGCGTTGTGTATCCACAAAAGAGAAAGGCAGGGGCATGGTATCAGAATCTGATATTGAACAAGCTTCTGTCATACATGTCGAAGAACCATTTTGTGTG GTCATATCAAAAAGTTGTCGGGAAACACATTGCCACTTTTGCCTTAACGAATTACCTCCTGACTCTGTTCCATGTCCATCATGCTCAGTACCTGTGTATTGCTCAGAGTCCTGCCAGATTCAATCAGGTGGAATGCTGTCCACTAATGAGATGGACAAGAATTCGATTTTTCATAACCTACCTGATGATATTGTGGACCATATTAAAGGCGTTACATCAGCTGTAAGATATTATTCTGAAACTGAGTGTCTTCAAGAGCACCAGCATGAGTGTCGGGGAGCTAATTGGCCTGCTGTACTGCCATCTGATGCTGTTTTAGCTGGTCGAGTTATAATGAAGTTGATAAATCAAGGGGAAACAGCTATGGATCTCTCCAACCTTCATGATAAATTA GATCTTTCCCATAGCTATTCTAAGATGAGTCCAGAGAGCAAGTTAGAGTTGCATCTACTTTCCATAGTATTGATTTGGTGCCTTAATAAATCTTGCTGCCCTGATCTTTCAGTCTGCGAAGCTTCTGTGTCACAG ACTATTATACTGCTTTCACAAATCAAGGTGAACTCTATGGCAATTGTCCGGATGAAATCCAGCGGCGATTCTTTCAAGTGCATCCCAGCTGGGAACGTTTCAGCAAAAGAGCCGATTCAGAGTTTAGAGCAG ATCAGAGTTGGTCAGGCTCTTTATAAAATCGGTAGCTTATTCAATCATTCCTGCAAGCCGAACATCCATTTGTATTTCCTTTCACGTGGACTTGTTATGCGAACAACAGAGTTTGTTCCCGTGGGTTGCCCCCTAGAACTGTCATATGGTCCTGAG GTCGGAAAATGGGATTGCAAAGATCGTATTAGATTTCTTGAAGAGGAGTACTTTTTTAATTGTCGGTGCCGTGGCTGTTCTCAAATGAACATATCGGACCTTGTTATTAATGGATATTGCTGTGTCAATACAAGCTGTACTGGCGTAGTCTTGGATAGTAGTGTGGCTGCATGCGAGTCCGAGAAGCTAAATCATTTTTTGGCTGCTGCAAAAAGTCTAGATCATCATTGTCTG GTGAGTGAAAAGGTGTATGCTGGTGTCAGTGAAGTAGCTTCAAGTTTGCTAATTAAACCTAGTGGTTCTCTTCATATAAAAGCAGATAAATGTTTGAAATGTGGTTCCCGCTGTGAAGTGGAAAACTCTCATGTAGAGGTGAACAAAGCTTGGAATCACCTGAGAAG GGTGGAAGAATTGATGAATTCAGGACGTGCCAATATTTCTGTATTATCAGATTGTTTAAGGTCCATCGCTGTGCTCAGAACTTTCCTTCACATGTATAACAAAGACATTGCCGAT GCGGAGGATAAGGTTGCTCAGGCTTGCTATTTAGCTGCAGAAATGAAGGGTGCAAGGGAGCATTGTGAAGCGTCCATTAAG ATTCTGAAGAGGCTGTATGGGGATGAACACGTTGTGATTGGAAATGAACTGGTGAAGCTTGCGTCGATTCAGCTTGCATCAGGTGATTCGAGTGGAGCCTGGGAGACTACAAAGAGATTGTCTCAAATATTCTCGAAGTATTACGGGTCACATGCTGAAACTCTTTTCTCTTATCTCTCATGTCTTAAGCTAGAAGCTGCCAAAGCCGTTAACTTGTGA